A stretch of DNA from Trichoplusia ni isolate ovarian cell line Hi5 chromosome 9, tn1, whole genome shotgun sequence:
TTCGTTCTATATTCAAGTGGGAATTATAAAACGGTTACTAATGATAATTGTCACAACCGCACGCTCactgttacaatatttaaattgagaaCAGTTATTGCAATGGCGTCCCCCGACGGACCAATCGTAACACGGTTTGGATCTATTAATGCCTCGTTCCacgtttgaaatttgttttgtgtttcccataatctaaaatatattatttgtaatgtgttttgtttttattgaatattataattttcatccAATATTATCCCATATATAGCTGACAAAGGAAACATACTAAGATCAAAACGCGATCTTAAAATATCAGAGAGAAAATTGAAACTACTCGTTTTAAGGCATATATAAAGAAGTTACCTACAGTTTTCAAGAAAAATGCATTTCAGCaactaattataaacaatacaacaaAACACTAACAAATAGAAATAGCTGAGCCTATCAAAACGCACGCAGTACTAATCCTAGCCATTCGCTCAGGCTTAACTGATCCAGCCTACACTGAGATGCTAACTAACCCCACGATTATAAGACGGAGATAGATGGCACATTAATGGTGAAATATCTATGATACATTACCAGCGCAGACAGCCGCATGGATCACCATACGCGCCCTAATGGGGGACTGCCTGCAATATATTCGCCCATATCAAATTATAATGGGGCCTGGTCTACTGGTTGGTAAAAATGTTTGTGCACCTGTTAGGTACTGTTCGGGTATCTGTTTAGTttcagataaaacaaatatattattacaacgTCATATACAGCGTCCAATATTACATGATTTTTTATATGACTTTGACTAGTTAGTTCTAAGCTTCATGGGTTTAATCAATAAACGTTGGAACGCGAAAAATACTAATTGTAAAAATTAACGTCAGGTAAACGTCACGTGCCTTATCAGCAAGaaatgtcatctccatacattcaAGTGTTTTCTATTTAAGTTTAGGCTCCGGGAGTGAGAGGAAGCTAAGCGAAATATTTAACACtttctctcttttacaattgGAAGCATTATTGTATGTTATACAaaccttattaaattataatacctcttataaaaaattacaatatttgtcGAGCGACACCAGTTCCTTCGCTAGTCTCTTGATAAGGTAATCGTTGTGATTCTTGTGAACACTTACGTCCATCACTATCTGTTATCGCGGCGACTGCAATGCAGGGAAACAGCAACAACGTATGAAATGATAACAActttatataaacaattaaatctgGTAACATTCTAACATacattgtgttttaattattcggTTACGCTACTGTTAATACGTGTAATAACATATGTTCTGTAGTTGCGTCTAGTTCAATTGTCTTAGATGTATCTTATCTTTTGAGTTTTTTAGTATTTGCGTACCTATAGTTAGATGCTAGTCATTTGTTGTTGAATGAAGGTGGTTAAATATGCTTTTCCGGACGGTGAAAATATAGACGAGAACCCTTGTGCTTAGGATTctggatataaaaaaatgaaacataccTTTCATCacttttcataattaaactACGCGCTTTCCACGCCGAAgcttattgttgttttttattcatacgAAAATTAGCCACCACCTCTTTAGGACCGACTGTAGCAGCTGTGGAAATCTGTGGAATAAAAGTCCCCGTGCACCGTCTAGCTACCGAAAGTGCAACAGTAAGAGGCACACACCCCCTCACTGGTGCTATCCAATGTTCCCTTTAAACATGGAAAATATACACTGAAAACTAACAtctgaaaattgtaaaataactaaCGTGACCGGTTTTTCATTCAACGGtgcatagtggtttcttaggattacgcgaatgttagtcattaaaataaaacttcttttacGTTTCGAAActtttgcaggtatcatggtcacgggcagactgagatggcgttcgtcttgacagtaGGTAGAActagcaacatcttctgtcaagacgaacgccatctcagtatACCCGTGACGtgacgtcgggaactaaaatctaaaatgaaaccGCGGTagatccgtaaaagtagttttatttcaactgtGCATAACGTCTTATGAACAAGtgttattgtataatatttatctttcacATCTCTAAActtgtaataatttatcaataagcATTATTAGTTTTCTGATAACCACTATCTATATATCTTCTGATTAATATTGGCGCACTCAACTCGATACCAATCTAAATTGCTCAAAAATTGCATCAAATGTGTCTAGAACAATTCAAACTGGGGAGCAcgtaattcaataaaaaataacattaaattagaGATTGGATTACTATTGAACAGTATCGTCATCACCTCAATCGTAGTAGTCGTACTCTTACGATTTTTCACCATCTTTTTCCCTTGCAGACAAACAGAGTCATATTTAGATAGTAACTATCGtcagaatgattcattattctATTATTGctgcatcagctcatgattagggactccAGTTAgttctgaaactagtcgggcactctcGATACATATGCGTGAGtcaaccgttgcattatttaataagcaGATTCATGAATAGTATTATACAAGCTAATCGTCTAATCAGTTCTGAATTAAATTTGACAATTATCTTGACATCTTTGTGTACAAAAATACGTAAAACTGGTCGGGGACTTTTGGTATAACTTTTTAGACATGTTTCGTAGCCccacctaaataaaataaagagataAACATAAGTGTGATATCATTTAAAAAGGGATTTCTGAAACAATAaagatcaaaacaaaaatcattgaTTATGTTAACACgcaaaattaaagaaatgtatCAAAACGTGTCAATCCACAAAGTAAACAACTGAATCTTGTTGACAGATATGTCTTCAATAGCATGCAATTTATTAATCAGTTAAATTACACGTTTTATGTTACCGCTATCTATCACATAAGCGCAACAATTTCAAGTACATTGTGCAATACGGCTAACACGCCGAGTTTCTAAGAAACCCGTCCGGCAAAAGCTACTTTCGTGGATGAGAATCATCAACtttcttctaaaaaaaaagtCGGTCTAGTATTcgtaaatttcttttttcaaaatcacCAATGGTTTTCTCGAAGAATCTCACTTTCCACACCAAGATTTGaaatatgttatgttatttCCAAAACACGTTGTAGATACCTACCATAGATAATAGGCATAACCGGAGTCGCGGGCTGATGTCCCGTGTGACAGATAGATTGCATCACTCAACACACACCCCTGTGTCACTAGAGCACCGAGTCACGAAGCTAGGATGCGGCATTTTTTCGATGAGTGTACTGTTGAAGATCGACAGACGTTCATGTACAAAGATAACAAATGacacaaattaaataacgaTAATAAACACCTTTTCTGGTAGATAAGTAAGTACTAAGTAATCCTACTTTGATGAATATTCTGGCTAAATgctatttttttctcttattatCCACATCTATAGGGATCATTTGTCACTAAGCAAAGGAAAGAAAACATAAGAACTCTTTTCTAAAAAGTCTAAAACTGCATCACCAccagaaaaaatatcttgaaactTATCCATATTGCATCCTTGATTGGCACATCGGGACCCTACTAATGCGATAAAAGAGAGTTGTAATGGCAGAGCGCGGCTGTGTGGGGCACGCCACTCATTTGCCAAATTGTCCAAACTCATAGAATTTTTTATAGCCACTTCTATCAACCACGCTAGAGTAATGACCAGCCATTACCGGGTAtatctaataatttttttattgtgaaacaTACCAGATGGTAATGTATCCTGCATTTACAATGTTTTGAGTGATGGTAGGCGCAGTGAAACTAAACTTGTTGAATATGTACGAGTACCTTACTCAcacatgattttaaaataaattgtttatcagAAGTGAcagtgacaaataaaatacaaggtgatgaaattaactaataatataattatttttcgacACTTTAAAGGTGACATAAAAGCAAGATTGTCGTGTTAAATGTTGAATAACTTGTCACCAGTCtgatttcaatgatttttttaggGTCAATTCCTTATGagctaacttaaaaaaatatacacattttcCAATCGCATTCACATACATGTAACTTACGACTTAAATATATGAATTCAATTGTCAGTTCCTGTTCAATGCGAGTGAGAATGAGAGTGTTTCGACAGACTGCAGATGTAGCATCCAAAGATGAAGTTACCGGGAGCATCCTGATCTTCGGAAACGAAGTATTCCTTCCATAGTTCCTGGAACTCTTCGAAGTTGACCTCCTTCTTACCCTTGGCCATCTTGTGGAAAGCCTCGATAGATTCTTGTTTGTCAAGTCCGAATGAAGAATATACAGAAGAGAACTCTTCTTCGTCGATGACTCCGTCGTTACTGGCGTCTTCGAGCTGGAAGATGAACTTGCAGTACAGGTTCTGCCAGTCAGCAGCGTTCGCGGGGTTCTTCGCGTACTGGTCCCACATCTCAATCCATTCTTCCTTGGAAACTTCGCCGTCGTTGTTAGCATCCGCCTTGCTCTGCAGACCCTCCCAAATCTTCATGACGATATCCTCAACCTCCTTGTACTTCGCGTCACCAGGTTTGTATCCCCGGAGCTTTGTTAAATTCTGAACTGTTTCCTCGAAGTCCTTTTTATTAACGGTTCCACTTTTGTCGCTGTCAAAGAATGCGTTGAAGACGTGAAGCAGTTTCTTTTTCCTAAAATCGGACAACATTTTGAGATTTTCTAATCAGACTAGACTAGTTATTAAGAAATGAGgctttatataatatttttcaaggcTTTTGAGGATTATTGTGACCGAtatgcaaaaaataatcaatacttaAATCAGTATATAACGTATAATAAAAGTTATCGAGTCTATTTATCTGTATAACGTTAGAAACGGCGGAAAAATTATCGAATTAATCTTGCGAAATTCGTTATTCTGATAATTTCGTTAAGTTCCGTTATTTCGTTAATCTGTTTCATATCTTATCGGTTTATAAACTGCTCACAAACTGATAAACCATTACACAGAATATTTGTTGCTATCCCGACACACTTGATAAATATAGtcccatattaaaaaaaaacctaaagacctaaaacaaaaactttatattgatcaacacttgttttttttaactcaactaatattaaacaaataaataacatcttaTTTCAACTCTCTAATATTTCTTGTATACCGTAACATCGCAAAAAAGCTTATGATTTCCCATTCTGTCTACGAATAAATCTGCCACAAATCCGCGGCTCTCATACAAACAAATATCTGAGATACACCTTCTGTCTGTTCTATGATCTTGTTTGTGACAAAGCCACAAACGTCGGCGATCCACCGCCAGCAATACATCACCTCAGTCcaacataaaaacaaagaaaaacatagcTTTTGTTTGTTCAGCCCTTAGGGCGAGCAAGAAATTGTTTTCCCTGGTAAGTATATGTGTGGATCATGCGTTCTGTTTTACTTTTCTACGGACGAGTTGCGAAATATGTTTGCTATGATTGTTTAGCTAGTGTTGAACGgagttataaaattttgtttctcTACCCACTGCCTGCCTCTAAATAGAGGTATAGAAATATAtacatctatttttaaaatttgaacgctttttgcatacctgaaataattttaaacgtgtttactttatttttcttttattgtgtACTAATATGTTGAGGCCGGCTGGATAGCTGGATTTGGATAATTTCTAGAGAATAAACTTGCTTGCTACAACACACCCTTAACACAAAATCGAGCAGGAGGATGTTAAAATCCCACCAAATTCTCTTCAAAAACAACTGCAAACAAAAGCAAATTTGCgtgttacaataaatattagatGCGCTAATGGTTTCTGCCAGTACCGCACAGATACCGGCGTGATTTACGAGCCTATTCAACATGTTTGTAATCATGCTATCGAGATCTGTGAGGCGCGcgcacaaaaatattacatctaATAGTGTAACGTGGACGTCGCAGTGTACCTACTAACAAAACTACGTACAGGAATACATTACAAGCCAAATGACCATTTGTGACTTAAGTGGATCCGAAATAAGTTCAAAAAGCTATCAAAGTAAAATGATATGAAGgaaatacttataaaactaACACCAAAATGAAAAAGCCACACAATGTATACGTGTACTAAGgctagtaatattttttgttttacgaaaATCAGCATCTAAAATCCCATTTTTGCGTCAAATGGAGTAAATACAAACCCTCGTTGGCAGAACATCGCCTAAAAcctaatatatttcataattatttcaagtaCATTTGAATCGTGTTCCCGAGTTAAATGTTAACGCGTATTATCGTAACGCGGTAAGTCGCTAACTGTCGGCTTAATGACGCTCGAAGCGTTTACGAATTCAGCTTTGTTGCAATTATTACTCAGAGTATACACTTCTGTGGAAAATGAAAATGACTATGAACACATGAGTGTGTAATATCAGAGTATTCGAATTTAAAAGCTGAATGCAAGAACGATATTTAGGTAAGTGACGTCGTAAAATGACCTGCCTAGAAGAGGATACTTTACTATCACAGTTCATCTGATACAGCTTTTAGACGGATGGACAGTAGTAGTTCGATTCAGTTGTTTCCATAGggatcttaaaaaaacataacagaTACAGTTTACTGCACGACAACCGTCTACAAAGAGTGTTATGTTTTGATGGTTCTTGTAAGTCCCATGCTATGTTAAATGTTGTTGCATTGCTCGTACTATCATAAACCTTATTGACAGAGTATAAACAAGCTGCATAATACTTACTATTATCAGATTGTTACATACTAATGTTTGTGGCCTTGACATGTTTAGTATCGGTCGCAGATAGATTATTTAATACGTCGTAAGGGCTTTTTACTCTAAAGAGTTTTGTTGTGTAAATGCTAAAGGACCATTCACATTGAAATGTTCAATTTACCTTCATGCTAGATTATAACTTAGGTAAGAGTCCAAgcatttatcgggatagcccgactaatTTTGAAATCAGCTGGAGTCCTACGCCTTGGTCTTGACACAAACTCAACATTAAAAACTGATAGTCAAGCATCGAATCACTGCAACTTTTTCTTTACAAGTTAATTTAATCACTTAATAAGGCCTTATAACAATGTTCATTATTGGTGTCACTGTATAAGTACTATGTGTATAGCGACCTCCTTGTTTGTGTGCTGCATGGAGCTGAAAACTGCGGCATGCGGGCAGTATCGGCTCATTGACGTCACCCCCGGGACAGCCACACGGTAAACACGGACGGCACACGGAATCAATAATTACAGAGATTTTGGAGTTTTAGCAGCTATTGCAGTGGGCAATTATCACTGGCACACTgttaagtaagaaaatattgtaaacgcaCGTCGTTGTTAAGAGGGTAGTTTTATAGAGACTGCAGACAACGCTTCTCAAATCTCAGCAGTAtcatatttttacttgaaactAGAATATTCACAAAGTGAAGGGTTATACTAAGACTTTCACACAAAGCTCTGCATACAACTCCACGAAACATTAATATTCAGTCATCCGCATTGCACTATTGAGCCCCGCACTAACTAAACGTCCATTTTTCATCGGGATCGCGGCTCCACAACAAATAAGCTAAAACTTTAGAACGAAGGGTAGTTGCACTACAATGCCGCGCGGCCGCGCTCGCGATAAACTCAACAAAAGGCCTTCTGCATGCACGCCGTCTTTCATTTGATATTTGCATTTGAGATGTGCTTTACATTTTATGCTGGATGTGGCTCAAAATATGATGGACCCTAAATAAAGTAGTTAATTTAGAGCATGTAGATATCAAGGAAATGTGTGCTTTATgaaacgaaacaaaattatgtgtataatatacattgatcaatataattttgttttagttaaattttaatcaagaaCCACGGATCTTACTGCGCTATTACAGTGTacctaagtataaaattattatgtggtAAATAAAACTGAGGCTCATTTAGTCTATCTGTACTCTATCTGAAACACATCGCTTCACACGTTCAGAGTTTATCACGGTAACATCTAAAGTACCTACCTTATCAAACCaactatttttagaaataattaactaaagAAAGAATCATTGTTATCGTAATTGTTAATCGTTCGTCTTGCATTTTGAAAACAAGTCAATTCGCtctgaaaaaattacaaattgatATAGGTCCCAAGATTAactatttttcctttattgtattggcaaaatgctcaagagaataggaataatttcaaatttaattcaattaccattcattcatgcgccattgtaaaatagtagaatcggggccctgaatGATGTGTACACCATAGGTAGGAAACCACTACGAAACGCTTAAAAACGATAGTTTCCTAGACTAGCCGCATCCACGGCGCTATCTCCGcgttatgtattatttttaatccggCACACAATACAGCGATGCGACCTCACCGCACACGGCTAATCCGAGCCGGAGAGATGCCGTGCCCATTGTTCTAAGAGATATTAAGATAGCAAATGTTACCGCATAAATATACACCCATacaggtttaaaataaacttttgagaTTGTTAACTACCCACATGCAGGCTATGGGGAGAATGCAGTGATGCCAGTACGCTTATTTagattgtaagtattttaatatttgcaagTGGTATGTCCCACTTTAGCTCTTGGGTGGTTTCATGAAACACAGATATATTAATGCGTGTGACACGGCCCCTCGCTTGACCGCTGTCAACGTAATGTCGTAAGAGCACATATTTACTAAATGATTTTACAGTACATAACaccaaataataacaatttaattaaattttcaactaTTGTATTGGCGAAATGCTTAGGagacgaatagtgtcaaatttaatcaaatttccattaattcatcggcaattaGAAATAGAGGAATTAGGGTTCTAGACattattctaaatataataataggaaGTCTTAGGAGAAGGAGAAGTCTCAAATAGGGATGACCCTGTAAACGAAACTTCCACTGTCGGTGTTGTTCAGACGGGGAAAGACAGTTTTTGGAGCCAAAACACAGCTAACTGGGTCATTTGCCGTGAATACAACGGAGCCGCACCTCCCATCAGCTCGGCTCAGCACACGATGGCCCAGGTAACAATGTTCCGTCTTATTCTAAGTTATCGCTGTATCTGCTCATTGTACGAGGCTTGCCGGCGCTGCACACTGCGAAGCGCCCTTTCGCTGGCAATATGAATGCAGTATCGCGATGTGACGTGCTCTTAAAATCTCCGTCTCATTTATGTTGAACTAGTTTCATGAATCGTGCCTCAGCTCATACCAAGCCTTACATATGTATACTGAAAGCAAGGAGAGTTTAACTCTTCTAGTGCAGGGTAACGGTGTTTAGTTTCTTTCCGACGACGTAGGTGGCCTATGCAAACAGAACTGTTGAGGAGTACCTAACATATATACCTACTTGCTTTGTGGATGGTTGAGATTGGTTAACATTATGTTCCCGAATCATACCGTATTATTTTGActgtagtaaataaaaattatgtagtattaaaacttttgtaagCAAGTCTCGTTATCCTTATACGCCTTATCAAGTTCTATATTAAGACACAATTGATATCATAATCTCTATgtctaagtacctacttaagtatGATTGTTTTAATCCACATCCTTATATAACCTAATCCTTGAGAATGCGTTTATTACGTATcacaaatgtataatttttcaCCTAAAAGAGTGTCATCCCCTATGCGTTATCCCTCGCAGTCATTAAAATGATTACCATGACGAATAAAAAGACAAATGTGCCATAAACATCGCGCAATATTGTATCTTTCGAATCAATCGTATGGAAGGAATTGTAATGTGATTTGGGGACAGAATGACGGGCACCAAAAACATTCTACCAACCTCTATTAAGCGAGCTTTAATGGCGTATTATTGAGCAACGGTAAGTTATTTGGAAATCATAGCACCTTTTTGAAACAAACCAGcttatattgaaatattttaccaCCCGGATTTTAGGATTCCTCTCCTAAAGCTATCTGTCCATCTAACACCTGTGCAGTGCTAGATAGGTGCAGCTTAAACAGAGACTGG
This window harbors:
- the LOC113497801 gene encoding calexcitin-2-like — encoded protein: MPQFSAPCSTQTRRKKKLLHVFNAFFDSDKSGTVNKKDFEETVQNLTKLRGYKPGDAKYKEVEDIVMKIWEGLQSKADANNDGEVSKEEWIEMWDQYAKNPANAADWQNLYCKFIFQLEDASNDGVIDEEEFSSVYSSFGLDKQESIEAFHKMAKGKKEVNFEEFQELWKEYFVSEDQDAPGNFIFGCYICSLSKHSHSHSH